The following nucleotide sequence is from Drosophila kikkawai strain 14028-0561.14 chromosome 2L, DkikHiC1v2, whole genome shotgun sequence.
GCGAGCGGTCTGCTTGGTACGGGCCATTTTAgattcttcttattttcactGTCTGTTCACTGTTTACTTCACGAGTCTGAAAACACAATAAACGAGCTGCGCATTGCCTACCCTCTTATATAGCAAAACGTGGAGGGTGGAAAAGAGAGAGCTAGTCGAAGCACATGCCATTTCGTTTGTCGAGCACAGAGCGAGAAGGCCATAGCGTTCGGGCTCGCTCGTGCAGAGCAGAGTTTAGGTATAAATAGGAGCGGCCGACGCGGCTTCTACATTAGTTCAGTGGTGACTTTcgaagtgtaaaaataaaatagtgaaaaatgaCTGGTCGCGGTAAAGGAGGCAAAGGCTTGGGAAAAGGTGGCGCCAAGCGTCATCGCAAAGTGCTGCGTGATAACATCCAGGGTATCACAAAGCCAGCCATCCGTCGTCTGGCTCGGCGTGGCGGCGTGAAGCGCATTTCGGGACTCATTTACGAGGAAACCCGTGGTGTTCTGAAGGTGTTTTTGGAGAACGTGATCCGTGATGCCGTCACCTACACTGAACACGCCAAGAGGAAGACCGTCACAGCCATGGACGTCGTCTACGCCCTGAAGAGACAAGGCCGCACCCTGTACGGTTTCGGCGGTTAAAAAATCAGTACAGTCTGTACTTCTCAACaatcggtccttttcaggaccaccacttaatttcataaaagagaaaaattatcaagTTATATTTCGCATATATCTTAACATTCAATATTCTAGCCCAAGAAtggaaatatctttatttgaaTTGGTCGGGGTTTCCGTAGGAAGACAATCACATCTTTAGGTAGCGTAAACTGTCTTGCAATGACAATCTTcattgtccatgtcctggaatttctctgacgactgtactattggtttctgcatagcgataaccaaaaatataaatattatatgtatattatatatatataaatttatttattatataattattaatattgtttaaacttagctaggcatatttgaaaatgtaagtttcttttaaaatagtttggtcgtcctgaaaaggacgtttgggtttgagtttgtttttatgtacaaggttgctggcacgctttttgaacgcttaagccttcttctcggtcttcttgggcaacagaacagcctggatgttggGCAACACACCTCCCTGGGCAATGGTGACGCCGGAGAGCAGCTTGTTCAACTCTTCGTCGTTGCGGATGGCCAGCTGCAGATGACGCGGGATGATCCTCGTCTTCTTGTTGTCACGAGCAGCATTGCCAGCCAACTCGAGAACCTCAGCGGCCAGATATTCCATCACGGCAGCCAGGTAAACTGGAGCGCCGGCACCGACGCGCTCGGCGTAGTTGCCCTTGCGGAGCAGACGATGGATACGGCCGACAGGGAACTGAAGTCCGGCACGGTTGGACCGGGACTTTGCCTTTCCCTTAACTTTGCCACCTTTTCCACGACCAgacattttctcttatttcactttattcactgcacacacacgaaGAACGAATGTTGCCGGCTGCCCAGCTTGTCAcgaatttatacttttagttCTGCCTGTGCGTTCAGTTAGGGGTGGGTCGCCTTAGACCTGAAAACATTGcttgaaaaaaagtataagagCGAACACCCAAGCCCGACTGCTATGAAAAGTGAGTTAATcgcaaagtgaagtgaagtgaaaaaataatgccgCCTAAAACCAGTGGAAAGGCAGCCAAGAAGGCTGGCAAGGCCCAGAAGAACATCACTAAGAacgacaagaagaagaagcggaaGAGGAAGGAGAGCTATGCTATCTACATCTACAAGGTCCTGAAGCAGGTCCATCCCGACACTGGCATTTCCTCGAAGGCGATGAGCATCATGAACAGCTTTGTGAATGACATCTTCGAGCGCATTGCTGCCGAGGCTTCTCGTCTGGCGCACTACAACAAGCGCTCGACCATCACCAGTCGGGAAATCCAAACTGCTGTTCGTCTGCTCCTGCCCGGAGAGTTGGCAAAGCACGCCGTCAGTGAGGGA
It contains:
- the LOC138929660 gene encoding histone H4, with translation MTGRGKGGKGLGKGGAKRHRKVLRDNIQGITKPAIRRLARRGGVKRISGLIYEETRGVLKVFLENVIRDAVTYTEHAKRKTVTAMDVVYALKRQGRTLYGFGG
- the LOC121502888 gene encoding histone H2A, which codes for MSGRGKGGKVKGKAKSRSNRAGLQFPVGRIHRLLRKGNYAERVGAGAPVYLAAVMEYLAAEVLELAGNAARDNKKTRIIPRHLQLAIRNDEELNKLLSGVTIAQGGVLPNIQAVLLPKKTEKKA
- the LOC108071382 gene encoding histone H2B, with amino-acid sequence MPPKTSGKAAKKAGKAQKNITKNDKKKKRKRKESYAIYIYKVLKQVHPDTGISSKAMSIMNSFVNDIFERIAAEASRLAHYNKRSTITSREIQTAVRLLLPGELAKHAVSEGTKAVTKYTSSK